From Candidatus Parvarchaeota archaeon, the proteins below share one genomic window:
- the trpA gene encoding tryptophan synthase subunit alpha has protein sequence MQKRKHHNCELVRKRRQGRGACIENPRRARWRHLARQFNTHKSNVRDKMKFVPYICCGDPDEGNTFRLARILAPHSYAIELGIPFSDPIADGPTIQAASQRALKSGMNVEKAFSLASKIRGIGLKTPLVFMTYYNIVYSYGQEKFLGKMRKCGVVGLIVPDLPYGQDKTFERLAKSKGIQLICLVAPNTPSRLARQMLNSGRTNLFTYLVSAAGTTGSKSLASPGSIAFVRKLSGLSGKKQTLCVGFGISNSKQAALYKSAGADGVIIGSEIINIYSKSFGNGKNAMGKALLKISTLAKNISLV, from the coding sequence ATGCAAAAAAGGAAGCATCATAATTGTGAACTTGTCCGGAAGAGGAGACAAGGACGTGGAGCATGTATTGAAAATCCAAGGCGAGCTAGATGGCGGCATTTAGCGCGCCAATTCAATACACACAAATCAAACGTGCGTGATAAAATGAAATTCGTTCCTTACATTTGCTGCGGCGACCCGGATGAAGGCAATACATTCAGGCTTGCCAGGATTCTTGCCCCGCACTCGTATGCAATCGAGTTAGGCATACCATTTTCCGATCCAATCGCGGACGGGCCGACAATACAGGCAGCCTCGCAGCGTGCGCTTAAATCCGGGATGAATGTTGAAAAGGCATTTTCGCTTGCATCAAAAATAAGGGGAATCGGCCTCAAAACGCCGCTTGTTTTCATGACATACTATAACATAGTATACTCATACGGCCAGGAGAAGTTTCTAGGGAAGATGCGAAAATGCGGCGTTGTTGGATTGATTGTCCCTGACCTGCCTTACGGCCAGGACAAGACTTTTGAAAGGCTTGCAAAATCAAAAGGAATCCAGCTGATATGCCTAGTCGCCCCGAACACACCGTCCAGACTGGCAAGGCAGATGCTTAATTCAGGGAGAACTAATCTATTCACATATCTTGTTTCAGCAGCTGGCACTACTGGGTCAAAATCCCTTGCAAGCCCTGGCAGCATCGCTTTTGTGCGGAAATTAAGTGGGCTTTCCGGAAAAAAGCAAACATTGTGCGTCGGTTTTGGGATATCAAACTCTAAGCAGGCAGCCCTGTACAAGTCTGCTGGCGCCGACGGAGTGATAATCGGAAGCGAAATCATAAACATTTATTCAAAATCTTTTGGCAATGGAAAAAATGCCATGGGCAAGGCGCTTTTAAAAATCTCAACTCTTGCCAAAAACATCAGTCTTGTCTAG
- a CDS encoding thymidylate synthase produces the protein MGETFTDTEKSVLSRFCTNTDRPIFGLVNLPEVVMGALFSRYSRSTKSLRRVLLDEFVHNQESGFDAIVCESKNQGFSQLVATSKAEEFYERVLVGFGDDSVAELGGAHIAIEDVSNIATKAIQDSRIGLSPLEKSTRYVY, from the coding sequence ATGGGAGAAACTTTCACCGATACTGAAAAGTCCGTCCTGTCAAGGTTCTGCACAAATACAGACAGGCCAATATTTGGGCTTGTCAACCTCCCGGAAGTTGTCATGGGCGCGCTTTTCTCAAGGTATTCGCGCTCAACAAAGTCGCTGCGCCGCGTGCTTCTTGACGAGTTTGTCCACAATCAGGAATCCGGGTTCGATGCAATTGTTTGCGAATCCAAAAACCAGGGCTTTTCCCAGCTTGTTGCGACAAGCAAAGCAGAGGAATTCTACGAGAGGGTGCTTGTCGGCTTTGGCGATGATTCTGTTGCAGAGCTTGGGGGCGCGCACATTGCCATTGAAGACGTTTCAAACATTGCAACAAAGGCAATCCAGGATTCCCGCATAGGCCTCTCCCCGCTTGAAAAGTCAACAAGGTATGTTTATTT